In the genome of Sphingomonas alpina, the window CCGCACTGCTTTTCGTCGGAGACCTGGTTCTCGATCTGCAGCGCGCAGGCGCCGGCCTCGATCATCTTCTTGGCCAGCAGATAGGTCGCCTCCGCATTGCCGAAGCCGGCATCGATATCGGCGACGATCGGCACGACATGGGTCTGGTAATTGTCGACCGCCTGCAACAGCCGCTGCTCGGTCAGTTCGTCACCGGCCTCGCGAGCCGCGTCGATCTCGCGGAACATGCCGCCCAGTTCGCGCGCATCGGCCTGGCGCAGAAAGGTGTAGAGTTCCTCGATCAGCGCAGGCACGCTGGTCTTCTCATGCATCGACTGATCCGGCAGCGGGCCGAATTCGGAACGCAGCGCCGCGACCATCCAGCCCGACAGATAGAGATAGCGGCGCTCGGTCGAGCCGAAATGCTTCTTGATGCTGATCATCTTCTGCTGGCCGATGAACCCGTGCCAGCAGCCCAGCGACTGGGTGTAATTGGCCGGATCGGCGTCATAGGCCGCCATGTCCTTGCGCATGATCGCTGCGGTATAGCGCGCGATGTCGAGCCCGGTCTGAAAGCGGTTCTGCAACCGCATCCGCGCGACGGCTTCCGCGTCGATCCCGTCCCAGGTGCCGTTCTGGCTTTTGATCAGCTGAGCCGTTTGCGTGATGTGGTTCTGGTAGGTCATTTGAGTATTCCCGCTTCATTGAATGATGCGGAGATAAACAAATTTACAGCCGATCGAACGGCAATTCGCCATTCTAAAAAGTTTACCTGTCAAATCCGGCCGAGTTCGCGAGTCATGTTGTAAATAAAATTACAACCTCAGAACAGCCCCGGCACTTCGCGCTGCGGCGTCGATGGGCGTGTCGGGGTCAACAATTCCCGCTCGCTTTCCCGCGCGAGCCGCTGCGCCTGCGCCGCTGTCCGCTGTCCCGATGCCGAAACGGGGGCGGCGGAGATCGCCGTGCAGGACCGTCCGGCGAGGAAATCGAGCGCCTGCCGCGTCGAGGATTCCTGCGGATCGCCGAGTTGGTGGCCGATATCGTCGAACGCCTGGCAGCTCGCCTCGACCGTGCCCGCCAGGCCGTTGAAATAATCACCCTGGCGCGCGGCATTCTGCGTAGCGAATGCGATGACGCGCAAACGGTCGTCGCATGCCACGCGGTCGAGGGCGATCTGCCCCACCGGCTTGCCATAAGTGTTGGTGCCGATCAGTCCGGCATTGGCGTGCAGATAGGGGAGCGTGGAATTGATCACCAATTCGCTCGCCGATGCGGTGCCGCCCGTGCCGATGAATGCAATCCGGGTCGCGCCGACCGATTCCGCCTGCGTAATATAATTGCGGGTCCGGTTGTTGGAGGATTTCTCGGACCGGAAGGTCGTGTAACTGAGCACATCCGAGGTTGACCGGTTGCGCCCGAGCAAGTCGCCGAACAGCTCGGCGATCGAAACCAGGCCGCCGCCATTATAGCGCACATCGACGATGATATCGGTGATGCCCTGAGCGCGGAACTGGGCGAACGCGGCACGCAGCTGCGGATCCGCAGTCGAGATAAAGGTCCGCAGATTGACATAACCGACCTTGCGCCCGCCATCGTCGATGATCTTCGCGCCATAGATTGACGACACCGGCTGCAGATCGAAATCGGCCTTGGCGATGGTCACGGTGCGGCTGCCGCCGACGCCGCCCAATTGCAACACGCGCGTGGTGCCGACCGTATCGGGACCAAGCGCATTGATCAGCCCGGTCGTGCCCTCGGCAGCGAGAATCGCGCTGACCGTGCGCAAATTGGCATTGCTGGTGCCGATCGCGAGGATTTCCGAACCACGGCCGACGCCATTCGCCTGGGCCGGCGTATTCTCGAACGCTTCGGTGATGAACAGGCGCCCCGACGTATCGAGCCCGAGGCGAAAGCCATACCCCGCACTGGAGCCGGACTGATAATAGGCATCCTCCTCGGCGATCGAGGTCAGATAGGTGAAATAGCGGTCGCGCCGCTGGCTGCGCGCCGTTGCGGTCAACGCGTCGATATAGGTGTCGACCGAGCTATAGGATGCCGGGTTCAGGCCGGTTGGCAACGTCTCCGGGAACAGATACCATTCGCGCAGCTGTGCCGCCGCCCAATCCTGCCGCTCGCGCAGTGAGCAGCCCGCCACCGCCGTCGGTGTCGGTGTCGGGGTTGGAGTCGCTGTCGGCGTTGATCCGCCGCCCGATCCTGACGACCCGCCGCCGCAAGCGGACAGCATCGCTGACAATGCAATAAGCGCAGCGATCGGACGACGGCGCATTCTTTATCTCCCCCAAGACCTCCCCTGCTTGTCGCAGAAATCGCCGCCGTGTCAGCAGGGAATATCGAGGCACCAGACCAAGACGCCTCGCGCGCGATGCTATGCCTCCATCAATCGCCGCCGAAGGTCAAAGCGCTGACTCCGCGCTCGCGGTCATTCATCACCAGCGTCCGCCCGGCCGGTGGCGCGGAGCGCTGCGGACACCCTCCGCGCATGCACGCCCGGCATCCGAGACCAATCGGCGTCGCTTCGCGCTTCAGGTCGATGCCGCGCGCGACCGCGAGCGAGCCGGCCTGCTCCGCCGCGACACCAAGGCCGACTGCGAATTCCGCCGGCACCGCGCCATAATGCCGGCCCTGCGGCGATACCGACCGCGCCAGGGTCAGCCAGCGCGAGCCGTCCTCCAGCTCGACCAGCTGCACCGCAAGGCTGCCCGGGCGGTCGAACGCATGATGCAGTCGCCACAGCGGACACCGCCCCTCCGCTTCGGCCAGCGCTGCGCCGCTCGCGCCGGAAAAGCGCTTCGACGCCTGCCCTGCCCGGTCGATCCGCACCATGAAGAACGGCAACCCACGGGCCCCGACGCGCTGCAAGGTGGTCAGCCGGTGCGCGACCTGCTCGAATCCGGCGCCGAAACGCCGCTGGAGCAATTCGAGATCATAGCCGGTCGCCTCACAGGCACGCAGGAAGCGGACATAGGGCATCATTACGGCAGCGGCGAAATAGCTGGTGAGGTGCCGCCGGTAGAGCCGCTCGGCCTGGCGATCGGCAAAGCCCGCCCCCTTGGCCAGCGCCTCGATCTCGCCGCGCGCCTCGATCTGCGCGAGTTGATAAGCCGCGGCAAAGGTCCGCGATGCCGGGTCGAGCGTTTCGCTCAATTGCAACTGACGCGCATGCAGATCGGTCCGGCGAAGCAGATCGGGCATCACATCGACCGGCAGCACACGGATCGTCAGCTGATGCTTGACGCGCAGCCGATCCGAGATCGCACCATAAAGATCGCCGGCGCCGAGCCGCAATTCGTCGGCCAGGGTTTCCGCCATCGTGTCGAGATCGGCGAAATGCCCGCGCCACCGCTCGATTTCACGCCGCACCTCGCCGATCGGATCCGCCGTCAAAGCCCCCGGCGCATCGCCGCCGCCGACCCCGATCCGGTCATAGGCGCGCGCAAATGCCTCCGCGCCGCCCGGAGCCCCGGCCAGCCATTCCTCGATCTCGTTGCGATCGATTTCCAGATCGGCGAAGATCGGGTCGGCCAGCCGCCGC includes:
- a CDS encoding helix-turn-helix domain-containing protein; amino-acid sequence: MADRKLFAGHAIRRLRRQAGLTQAAMSDALAISPSYLNLVEKNQRPLSASLLVKLAETFDFDPRALAAGEPGGGESAIRRRLADPIFADLEIDRNEIEEWLAGAPGGAEAFARAYDRIGVGGGDAPGALTADPIGEVRREIERWRGHFADLDTMAETLADELRLGAGDLYGAISDRLRVKHQLTIRVLPVDVMPDLLRRTDLHARQLQLSETLDPASRTFAAAYQLAQIEARGEIEALAKGAGFADRQAERLYRRHLTSYFAAAVMMPYVRFLRACEATGYDLELLQRRFGAGFEQVAHRLTTLQRVGARGLPFFMVRIDRAGQASKRFSGASGAALAEAEGRCPLWRLHHAFDRPGSLAVQLVELEDGSRWLTLARSVSPQGRHYGAVPAEFAVGLGVAAEQAGSLAVARGIDLKREATPIGLGCRACMRGGCPQRSAPPAGRTLVMNDRERGVSALTFGGD
- a CDS encoding S41 family peptidase, translating into MRRRPIAALIALSAMLSACGGGSSGSGGGSTPTATPTPTPTPTAVAGCSLRERQDWAAAQLREWYLFPETLPTGLNPASYSSVDTYIDALTATARSQRRDRYFTYLTSIAEEDAYYQSGSSAGYGFRLGLDTSGRLFITEAFENTPAQANGVGRGSEILAIGTSNANLRTVSAILAAEGTTGLINALGPDTVGTTRVLQLGGVGGSRTVTIAKADFDLQPVSSIYGAKIIDDGGRKVGYVNLRTFISTADPQLRAAFAQFRAQGITDIIVDVRYNGGGLVSIAELFGDLLGRNRSTSDVLSYTTFRSEKSSNNRTRNYITQAESVGATRIAFIGTGGTASASELVINSTLPYLHANAGLIGTNTYGKPVGQIALDRVACDDRLRVIAFATQNAARQGDYFNGLAGTVEASCQAFDDIGHQLGDPQESSTRQALDFLAGRSCTAISAAPVSASGQRTAAQAQRLARESERELLTPTRPSTPQREVPGLF